The Pseudomonas fluorescens genome includes a window with the following:
- a CDS encoding non-ribosomal peptide synthetase has protein sequence MSLGGALVDVFSEQKESSLSQLQFPPSDAAQTQIFLDQWARVSHDFKGEPAIEDGGVLHTYGEVDTDSQRIAAYLAHNAIGAGAVVVIGCPRGKDLLVALLGVMKSGAAFILMDLDAAPARLSVQLDAANAKLVLVPDGYIVGNNPALVAEKVVTLGQARDTAQSLHFEQPRIAPQDLAYIIFTSGSTGQPKGVMVSHRGIPNLAHHALTYGITQGSRVLMFSPVCFDAIIAEITMTLFAGGCLVAVADHELWDFDNLQNLLCNRRIDVATLPPSLVSLLPSELPISLSTLIVAGERCNKEVIVNWASKTRLINAYGPSEATVATTVKLCSLDTSPADIGQAISNVTVRLLDEALEDVPDGELGEIYISGVGVALGYLGNPDLSDARFIRGLAGDDSLSFRTGDFARRDVNAGILFEGRKDDLVKINGNRVELAEIEACAMASRLIRSCHACCVDAGTSGVRISLFVTPSDKADDGRLEPELRARISAELPAYFMPARIVVLDELPRNPAGKVDRAALIAQLGDLVEEGGAPKAMTPQEETLALIWAQILGRPIENREANFFALGGNSLLAMRLVALMKRSGIQINLKRVFGAPTLAKMACLMEG, from the coding sequence TTGAGTCTCGGCGGTGCGTTGGTTGATGTTTTCTCAGAGCAGAAGGAATCTAGCTTGTCACAACTTCAATTCCCCCCGAGCGACGCTGCGCAAACACAGATATTTCTCGATCAGTGGGCCCGCGTTAGTCACGATTTCAAGGGAGAACCCGCCATAGAAGATGGCGGTGTTCTGCATACCTATGGCGAAGTGGACACCGACAGTCAGCGAATCGCGGCCTACCTGGCACACAACGCGATTGGTGCAGGCGCGGTAGTGGTCATTGGTTGTCCGCGCGGCAAGGATCTGCTGGTGGCCTTGCTAGGTGTCATGAAGAGTGGCGCAGCCTTCATCCTCATGGACCTGGACGCCGCCCCAGCCCGCTTGTCCGTACAGCTGGACGCTGCCAATGCGAAGCTGGTTCTGGTCCCTGATGGGTACATCGTTGGCAACAATCCTGCCCTGGTCGCTGAAAAGGTCGTGACCCTCGGCCAGGCTCGGGATACGGCGCAGTCCCTGCACTTCGAACAACCGCGGATAGCGCCACAAGACCTGGCGTACATCATTTTCACTTCGGGCTCTACTGGGCAACCGAAAGGGGTGATGGTTTCGCACCGGGGCATCCCTAACCTTGCCCATCATGCGCTGACGTATGGCATTACGCAGGGCAGTCGGGTGCTGATGTTTTCCCCGGTCTGTTTCGACGCGATCATTGCCGAAATCACCATGACCCTGTTTGCAGGTGGCTGTCTGGTTGCCGTGGCTGACCACGAGCTGTGGGATTTCGACAATCTGCAAAACCTGCTGTGCAATCGTCGCATCGATGTCGCCACGTTGCCTCCGTCACTGGTGTCGTTGCTGCCGTCCGAGTTACCGATCAGCCTGAGTACATTGATCGTGGCCGGCGAGAGGTGCAACAAGGAAGTCATTGTCAACTGGGCGAGCAAGACCCGTTTGATCAATGCCTATGGGCCTTCTGAGGCGACGGTCGCTACAACAGTGAAGTTGTGCTCCCTCGACACCTCTCCAGCGGATATTGGCCAAGCGATCTCCAACGTCACGGTGCGCCTCCTTGACGAAGCGCTGGAGGACGTTCCGGATGGCGAACTCGGCGAGATCTACATCAGCGGAGTGGGTGTTGCCTTGGGCTATCTGGGCAATCCGGACCTGAGCGATGCACGGTTTATCCGTGGCTTGGCCGGCGACGACAGCTTGAGCTTTCGAACCGGGGATTTCGCCAGGCGCGATGTGAACGCAGGCATCCTGTTCGAGGGACGCAAGGACGATCTGGTCAAGATCAACGGAAACCGTGTCGAGCTGGCCGAGATCGAGGCCTGTGCCATGGCTTCGCGGCTGATTAGAAGCTGCCACGCTTGTTGCGTCGATGCCGGCACTTCGGGCGTGAGGATCTCGCTTTTTGTGACGCCGTCTGACAAGGCTGACGATGGGCGGCTGGAGCCTGAGCTGAGGGCCCGGATCAGCGCCGAGTTGCCCGCTTATTTCATGCCTGCGCGGATCGTCGTTCTGGATGAACTGCCGCGCAATCCGGCGGGTAAAGTCGATCGGGCAGCGTTGATCGCGCAGTTGGGCGACCTGGTGGAGGAGGGCGGGGCCCCGAAGGCAATGACCCCTCAGGAAGAAACCCTGGCGCTGATCTGGGCACAGATTCTAGGGCGTCCGATTGAAAACCGTGAGGCGAATTTCTTTGCGTTGGGTGGTAACTCCCTCTTGGCGATGCGTCTCGTCGCGCTGATGAAACGCAGTGGTATTCAAATCAATCTCAAGCGCGTGTTTGGCGCTCCGACACTGGCAAAAATGGCCTGTCTGATGGAGGGGTAG
- the sbnA gene encoding 2,3-diaminopropionate biosynthesis protein SbnA, which translates to MMQIYSANQYHKLANFIGDVPVYLKIEGLNPAGSIKLKTAISLIEESERLGLLSPGRKVIESSSGNLGVALSMICAQRGYPFTCITDPNVNQVSVNLMKAYGAEVIVCDTRDRNGGFLGARITLIQEMIRQDPRYFWTNQYANPANPLAHYNRTAPEILQQHPNCKWLFVGAGTTGTLIGCARYLREKAPEVKLIAVDTVGSINFQEVPKKRLIPGLGTSRRPEILERDLVEHIEFVDEVETIRMCRSVAQDYGLLLGGSTGTVLVAVKRLRKQIPAGDEVVVISPDMGERYLETIYSDKWCDANFGSQMYQHAMVG; encoded by the coding sequence ATGATGCAAATTTACAGTGCGAATCAGTATCACAAGCTGGCTAACTTCATTGGCGACGTGCCGGTCTACCTGAAGATCGAAGGGTTGAATCCGGCCGGGTCGATAAAACTCAAGACTGCAATATCGCTGATCGAAGAAAGTGAGCGTCTGGGGCTACTTTCGCCCGGACGAAAAGTGATCGAGTCCAGCTCGGGAAACCTCGGTGTTGCGTTATCGATGATTTGTGCGCAGCGCGGTTATCCGTTTACCTGCATAACCGATCCCAACGTCAATCAGGTCAGTGTCAACCTGATGAAGGCTTACGGCGCCGAAGTCATTGTCTGTGACACCCGCGACCGAAATGGCGGTTTTCTCGGCGCGCGCATTACGCTGATTCAGGAAATGATCCGTCAGGATCCGAGGTATTTCTGGACCAACCAGTACGCCAACCCGGCCAACCCACTGGCGCACTACAACCGGACTGCGCCGGAAATCCTGCAGCAGCACCCCAACTGCAAATGGTTGTTTGTCGGTGCCGGTACCACCGGGACGCTTATCGGCTGCGCGCGATATCTGCGTGAAAAAGCGCCAGAGGTAAAACTGATTGCCGTCGATACCGTGGGTTCGATCAACTTTCAGGAGGTACCCAAGAAGAGGCTCATTCCCGGTTTGGGGACGAGTCGGCGCCCGGAAATTCTCGAGCGGGATCTAGTCGAGCATATCGAGTTCGTTGATGAGGTCGAGACGATCCGCATGTGTCGCAGTGTTGCGCAGGACTACGGACTGCTGCTCGGGGGGTCCACGGGGACCGTACTGGTTGCGGTCAAGCGCCTGAGGAAACAGATTCCGGCGGGCGACGAAGTTGTCGTGATCAGCCCCGATATGGGTGAGCGGTATCTCGAAACGATCTATTCGGATAAGTGGTGTGACGCCAACTTTGGTAGCCAGATGTATCAACACGCGATGGTGGGTTGA
- a CDS encoding non-ribosomal peptide synthetase — translation MDNFLDVFADQVRRAPGAIAASDGCNRLSYRDLDEISDGFARMLSAASVRPGDIVAIGLERGLGFLLSMIGLFKVGAAYLPLDRTLPLDRRAYMLEQCSCRWLIVEDDAQLLIDGIGLLTMPVRLEDLKDGAPFERCILADDSLAYVIFTSGSTGMPKGAMVHHGGMLNHLLAKVEDLGMHKAPNVAQTAPQSFDISVWQFLAPLICGGRTAILTRSEFLDLDRLGARIELDEIDILQVVPSHLLAILDTICVDAQNARFDRLSCLVATGEVLPVSLARRWLTTKPHVPLVNAYGPTECSDDVTHQVITRMPAADQAIPIGRAVRGVRLVVRDADLVALPVGEVGELYVEGVAVGLGYIGRPDLTAKAFVNVDGRRAYKTGDLVSCDGEGVFHYHGRADDQVKVRGHRIELSEVEFGILRLAYIKQAAAVLNTSRTHAFLTAFIVEQEGTATDLDRLRLDLHDVLPEHMIPSEFRVQSSLPQTSNGKIDKKKLTAIANETTAPDTVQSVATTATVGAEALLETWRELLRNPALRPADDFFKQGADSILALQFIARAKAHGYAFTLGDIFRHPTTLGLLKIARTQNAVAGTAARMGVTQLDPQQAKGDSTSFKQISPAQKGIYVQSLRTRHRTTYVLQYSFRMLLPDGGAVLEDGWRKAHQHHELLRSAFVLAPTGQPVRVVVEDAPLRWSRTSLLHLDDEHQRKHLEDFIVQEKQTGFELDQPALYRVHLFHLGGHDYQFILSAHHLVLDGASIFALMSEVFSGAPVAQDAFSTYIAGQEKFHLQREDQQLWSDLLEPFHVPVCVADKLAEPSLKPVEHRIFNRRLPATLEQGITGLSGRAGVTIAAVAATAWGMALNAINGGQHQLFGMIVSGRADTGVGLDDIGMYANTLPIPLALAATQSPEVSLQAVSRRIAELLRFESISMNEALASTRSRFANGAFDTVLNVETLADWAVLEAPGVTVELTQVTDLTEFAFAVEVLSGVDAITVDFIRDPEYVSEERAEALCEHFLSALTYICEAHRPLQEWRGWQGVPMVGDETSAPKDQHPTSSQHTSFDTMVLAAARAIIGDDTIALQQNFFSSGGDSIGALQLIARLRSDGMTIDLDSIFASRSLFEIAQAVRPLHCTARREIHPPTGATALVPVQRWFAEQQLVNPDHWCLGTAVEIHRPVAADTLVAITHKILERYPILSAQFKIGDGYDQTIPANPVDAKSSCRTAQLAASIDQSLEHIRAVLDESLSGLDLEQGDLFRVVLFRTPDPDTNLLVLVAHHLVTDAVSLRILVEDYLRLYAGSTVPAQVTPFRAWAQQLASHGQAFKNDVLSQTAYWSRVIEAVPAAIPFDLNRRPSGRTAMLSRGLSCAATSALIREVPAAYNTHINDILISALVRAFSGWRARPDIAINLEGHGRESVLEGVDVSRTVGWFTSVFPVCLNDPQEGLGSLIQATKRTLADIPQRGVGYGLLRYLFNESRVIPAAEPMVQFNYLGQWDNVSFDDPDVSMPSAQVLSLLDQVSVDPRNGRQHALEVEARIAQGRFEIDWYYDDGILSPQEAEDLATRYVDALAQIIEHCTAGAVVRVPGDYPDVDLTDDELQSLIAGVGAVPADIYPLSPTQEGILFQHLMSDDDTYTLQYVMDINGDVDISVLDAAWQVLAERHPILRTGFFWDAVAGPVQYVLQKATCSWQIIAGNGDPAQYERLMHDDRSRIFDLATPALTRFTLLSDGLQAHKLIWTYHHILLDGWCVAKVIKELFAIYDQMILGVQPEAVFGPVYRDYIEWLASQQARENRPFWRHYLADARPSLFTSPVAYQPSSRAAHNVYRFTLGRDLSGCIERFCAGLGVTVAVLFQRIWAQILADNTQSFTPIFGWAISGRPVDLEGSQDIIGLMASIVPCKVDAQVPFSAEALRQLQRSSAALQDEGHVSMSHFRSAAGLGLEALFNTVLVVENFELQDNLPVGDRYRLSNLQWIEKSEFPLVLGLVPADDFLIELNFNPEKFCVAQMVDLQQRIVFHSRQISSLGNGYLEHDANLQCESVSQAG, via the coding sequence ATGGACAATTTTCTGGATGTATTCGCCGACCAGGTTCGGCGGGCGCCTGGCGCCATTGCAGCTTCGGATGGCTGCAACCGTCTGAGCTATCGCGATCTTGACGAAATATCCGACGGCTTCGCCCGCATGCTGAGCGCGGCATCTGTCAGACCGGGCGATATTGTCGCTATCGGTCTGGAAAGGGGACTCGGATTTCTGCTTTCGATGATTGGCCTGTTCAAGGTAGGGGCCGCTTATCTCCCTCTGGATCGTACTCTGCCGCTGGATCGGCGGGCCTATATGCTGGAGCAATGCAGTTGCCGATGGCTGATAGTGGAAGACGACGCCCAGTTACTGATCGACGGTATTGGCCTTCTGACAATGCCGGTCCGGCTCGAAGACCTTAAGGACGGGGCGCCGTTCGAGCGCTGCATACTGGCGGACGATAGTCTCGCTTATGTGATTTTCACCTCTGGCTCGACAGGGATGCCCAAGGGGGCGATGGTCCATCACGGTGGAATGCTCAATCATCTGCTGGCCAAAGTCGAAGATCTGGGCATGCACAAGGCGCCCAACGTGGCACAAACAGCGCCACAGAGTTTCGACATTTCCGTCTGGCAGTTCCTGGCGCCGCTCATCTGCGGCGGGCGTACGGCAATCCTGACCCGTTCGGAGTTTCTTGATCTGGATCGTCTGGGGGCACGGATCGAGCTCGACGAAATCGATATCCTGCAAGTGGTGCCGAGTCATCTGTTGGCCATTCTGGATACGATTTGCGTAGATGCCCAAAACGCACGCTTCGACCGTTTGAGCTGCCTCGTCGCTACGGGCGAGGTGCTGCCCGTTTCACTTGCCCGACGTTGGTTGACGACCAAGCCTCACGTCCCTTTGGTCAATGCCTACGGGCCGACTGAATGCAGTGACGACGTCACTCACCAGGTTATTACCCGGATGCCTGCGGCTGACCAGGCGATCCCGATCGGGCGAGCGGTACGCGGTGTTCGGCTGGTGGTACGCGATGCTGACCTGGTAGCTTTGCCCGTAGGTGAAGTCGGCGAACTCTACGTCGAAGGGGTTGCGGTGGGGCTCGGCTATATCGGTCGCCCCGACCTGACTGCCAAGGCGTTTGTTAATGTCGATGGCCGCCGAGCCTACAAGACCGGCGACCTCGTCAGTTGTGATGGAGAGGGTGTCTTTCACTATCACGGTCGGGCCGATGATCAGGTCAAGGTGCGAGGTCACCGGATCGAGCTGAGTGAAGTCGAATTCGGCATCCTGCGACTGGCTTACATCAAACAGGCGGCAGCGGTACTCAACACTTCGCGCACTCATGCCTTCCTGACGGCTTTCATCGTCGAGCAGGAGGGCACCGCAACCGATCTTGATAGGCTGCGTCTCGACCTGCACGACGTCTTGCCGGAACACATGATTCCATCCGAGTTTCGGGTTCAGTCGTCTCTTCCCCAAACGTCCAATGGCAAGATCGACAAGAAAAAGCTCACGGCCATCGCTAATGAAACAACGGCGCCTGACACCGTACAGAGCGTTGCGACAACTGCTACTGTCGGCGCAGAGGCGCTGCTTGAGACCTGGCGTGAATTGCTGCGAAACCCGGCGTTGCGACCCGCTGACGATTTTTTCAAGCAGGGGGCTGATTCGATTCTCGCCTTGCAGTTCATTGCACGGGCGAAGGCCCACGGATATGCCTTCACACTCGGGGACATCTTCCGGCATCCAACCACGCTCGGGCTGCTCAAGATAGCCAGAACCCAAAACGCGGTGGCCGGCACCGCAGCGAGGATGGGCGTTACACAGTTGGATCCGCAACAAGCGAAGGGCGATTCGACATCCTTCAAGCAGATTTCGCCGGCGCAGAAGGGCATCTACGTTCAGTCGCTGCGAACCCGTCATCGCACGACTTACGTGCTGCAGTATTCGTTCCGCATGCTGCTGCCTGATGGCGGTGCCGTGCTGGAAGACGGATGGCGCAAGGCACATCAACACCATGAGTTGCTGCGCAGCGCGTTCGTTCTCGCGCCGACGGGCCAACCGGTGCGTGTCGTTGTCGAAGACGCTCCACTACGATGGTCTCGGACCAGTCTTCTGCACCTTGACGACGAGCACCAGCGCAAGCATCTGGAAGACTTCATCGTTCAGGAAAAACAGACCGGTTTCGAGCTGGATCAGCCGGCGCTCTATCGGGTGCATCTGTTCCATTTGGGGGGCCACGATTATCAATTTATCCTCAGTGCCCACCATCTCGTGCTCGATGGTGCATCAATCTTTGCGCTGATGAGCGAAGTATTCTCGGGAGCGCCGGTGGCGCAGGATGCATTTTCAACCTATATCGCCGGCCAGGAAAAATTCCACTTGCAACGGGAGGATCAGCAACTCTGGTCGGATCTCCTGGAACCCTTCCATGTGCCGGTCTGCGTAGCTGACAAGCTTGCTGAGCCGTCCTTGAAACCGGTCGAACATCGAATCTTCAACAGACGACTGCCCGCGACGCTTGAGCAGGGCATCACGGGGCTGTCTGGTCGTGCCGGGGTCACGATTGCCGCTGTTGCGGCAACGGCCTGGGGGATGGCACTCAATGCAATAAATGGCGGGCAGCACCAATTATTTGGAATGATTGTCTCGGGGCGTGCCGACACCGGGGTTGGGCTGGATGATATCGGGATGTACGCCAATACCTTGCCGATTCCCTTGGCACTGGCGGCGACGCAGAGCCCCGAGGTCAGCCTGCAGGCGGTCAGTAGGCGCATCGCCGAGCTGCTTCGCTTCGAATCGATATCCATGAACGAGGCGTTGGCCAGCACGCGTTCGCGTTTTGCCAACGGCGCTTTTGATACGGTGCTGAACGTCGAGACGTTGGCGGATTGGGCTGTGCTTGAGGCCCCCGGCGTCACGGTCGAACTCACGCAGGTGACTGACCTCACCGAGTTTGCCTTTGCCGTTGAAGTCCTTAGCGGCGTAGATGCCATCACTGTGGATTTCATTCGCGATCCTGAATATGTCTCCGAGGAGCGAGCAGAGGCGCTGTGCGAACATTTCCTGAGTGCACTGACCTATATCTGTGAAGCACATCGCCCGCTGCAAGAGTGGCGGGGCTGGCAAGGTGTGCCCATGGTCGGTGACGAAACTTCGGCTCCGAAAGATCAACACCCGACGTCTTCGCAGCACACGTCCTTCGACACGATGGTGCTGGCTGCGGCGCGTGCAATCATCGGCGATGACACGATTGCCCTGCAGCAGAATTTCTTCTCTTCGGGCGGAGACTCGATCGGTGCGTTGCAACTCATCGCTCGTTTGAGAAGCGATGGGATGACAATTGATCTCGACAGCATCTTTGCCAGTCGATCACTGTTCGAAATCGCCCAGGCAGTGCGGCCGCTGCACTGTACCGCCCGCAGAGAAATTCATCCGCCGACCGGTGCAACCGCACTGGTGCCTGTACAGCGCTGGTTCGCCGAACAGCAGCTAGTCAATCCTGACCATTGGTGTCTCGGCACGGCGGTCGAGATTCACCGTCCCGTCGCGGCCGATACCCTTGTCGCGATCACTCACAAGATACTGGAGCGCTATCCGATATTGAGTGCGCAGTTCAAGATCGGCGATGGATACGACCAGACTATTCCGGCCAATCCCGTCGATGCGAAGTCGAGTTGCAGAACAGCGCAACTGGCTGCATCGATCGATCAATCGCTGGAGCATATCCGGGCGGTGCTGGACGAGTCTCTGTCCGGTCTCGACCTCGAGCAGGGCGATCTGTTTCGCGTGGTGCTGTTTCGCACCCCGGATCCCGACACCAATCTACTGGTGCTGGTGGCGCATCACCTCGTGACCGATGCGGTGTCCCTGCGAATCCTCGTCGAGGATTATCTGCGCCTCTATGCCGGCAGCACGGTTCCTGCGCAGGTCACCCCGTTTCGCGCTTGGGCGCAGCAGCTTGCGAGTCACGGCCAGGCATTCAAGAACGATGTCCTGTCGCAGACCGCCTACTGGTCGCGGGTCATCGAGGCAGTTCCCGCTGCGATACCTTTTGACCTGAACCGACGTCCATCGGGTCGCACCGCAATGTTGTCCCGGGGGTTGAGCTGCGCGGCGACCAGCGCCTTGATCCGGGAGGTACCTGCGGCTTACAACACCCATATCAATGACATTCTGATCTCCGCGCTGGTCCGGGCGTTTTCCGGCTGGCGGGCGAGACCGGACATTGCGATCAACCTCGAAGGACATGGCCGTGAAAGCGTCTTGGAGGGTGTCGACGTGTCCCGCACGGTAGGCTGGTTCACCTCTGTGTTCCCGGTATGCCTGAATGATCCCCAAGAGGGGCTTGGAAGTTTGATTCAGGCGACCAAACGTACACTCGCGGATATCCCGCAACGAGGTGTAGGGTATGGTCTGTTGCGTTACCTGTTCAATGAGTCCCGGGTGATTCCTGCTGCCGAGCCCATGGTGCAGTTCAACTATCTCGGGCAATGGGACAACGTGTCATTTGATGACCCGGATGTGTCGATGCCGTCTGCCCAGGTCCTGAGTCTCCTCGATCAGGTGTCGGTGGACCCGCGCAACGGACGCCAACATGCACTGGAGGTCGAGGCAAGGATTGCCCAGGGTCGATTTGAAATTGACTGGTATTACGACGACGGGATCCTGTCCCCGCAGGAGGCCGAGGATCTTGCGACGCGCTACGTCGATGCCTTGGCGCAGATCATCGAGCATTGCACGGCGGGCGCCGTGGTGCGGGTGCCCGGCGACTATCCGGATGTCGATCTGACGGACGATGAGTTGCAGTCGCTGATTGCAGGCGTCGGCGCCGTACCGGCGGATATCTATCCGTTGTCACCGACACAGGAGGGAATCCTGTTCCAGCACCTGATGAGCGATGACGACACCTATACACTGCAGTACGTCATGGACATTAATGGTGACGTCGACATCAGTGTGCTGGATGCGGCGTGGCAGGTGCTGGCCGAGCGTCATCCGATCCTGCGCACGGGGTTCTTCTGGGATGCGGTGGCGGGACCGGTGCAATATGTGCTGCAGAAGGCAACTTGCAGTTGGCAGATCATCGCGGGTAACGGTGATCCGGCGCAATATGAACGCCTGATGCATGATGATCGTTCACGGATCTTTGATCTTGCGACGCCTGCTTTGACTCGCTTCACGTTGCTGTCCGATGGTTTGCAGGCGCACAAATTGATCTGGACCTACCATCACATCCTTCTGGACGGCTGGTGTGTGGCCAAGGTCATCAAAGAGCTGTTTGCCATCTACGACCAGATGATCCTCGGTGTGCAGCCCGAGGCGGTCTTCGGTCCCGTCTATCGTGACTACATCGAGTGGCTGGCCAGTCAGCAGGCGCGGGAAAATCGTCCGTTCTGGCGACATTATCTGGCGGACGCCAGGCCCAGTCTGTTTACCAGTCCGGTTGCCTATCAGCCGTCCTCGCGTGCAGCTCACAACGTCTACCGGTTTACCCTCGGACGTGACCTTTCGGGTTGCATCGAGCGATTCTGCGCCGGGCTGGGTGTGACCGTTGCGGTTCTCTTCCAGCGTATCTGGGCACAGATCCTGGCCGATAACACCCAGAGCTTCACACCCATCTTCGGCTGGGCTATTTCGGGACGGCCTGTCGACCTTGAGGGCTCCCAAGACATCATCGGGCTGATGGCTTCCATCGTCCCGTGCAAGGTCGATGCACAGGTGCCGTTCTCCGCCGAGGCCCTTCGGCAGTTGCAGCGCAGCAGTGCAGCCCTGCAGGACGAAGGGCATGTCTCGATGAGTCATTTCCGGAGTGCTGCCGGACTTGGTCTGGAGGCGTTGTTCAATACCGTTCTCGTGGTCGAAAACTTCGAGCTTCAGGACAACTTGCCGGTCGGTGATCGCTACCGCCTCAGTAATCTGCAGTGGATCGAGAAGTCGGAGTTTCCTTTGGTTCTCGGTCTGGTTCCGGCAGATGATTTTCTGATCGAACTCAATTTCAACCCCGAAAAGTTCTGCGTCGCGCAAATGGTCGATCTTCAACAAAGGATTGTTTTCCATTCGCGTCAAATATCTTCTCTTGGAAATGGATACCTTGAGCATGATGCAAATTTACAGTGCGAATCAGTATCACAAGCTGGCTAA
- a CDS encoding ABC-2 family transporter protein, with translation MKTLGVVKALLTARLQANMKDRVPVFVSLLNTALLGLSVYVVIEIFFGNVETIGGWNKQQSIVLYGAFIFIRSFVQMVVLPNCEAASKLIINKSIDTYLSKPVDLQTILAFGQLSLWHIFGVLLGLGLMLGGSHAQGQLTFQTLGAFFMFLILACALVYSVWFSIASLAFWTKRTGNISHLLFMFLTTGRFPSGAYPEWIQVVIMTVVPVFFIMEVPAQSAMGLTTGRSLAGAVLATLAFLLLSRLLWHWGGKKYLREGA, from the coding sequence ATGAAGACATTAGGCGTAGTCAAGGCGCTTCTAACTGCAAGGTTGCAGGCGAATATGAAGGATCGTGTTCCGGTCTTTGTCAGCCTGCTGAACACTGCTTTGCTGGGATTGTCCGTTTATGTCGTGATCGAGATTTTCTTTGGAAATGTCGAGACAATTGGTGGCTGGAACAAGCAGCAGTCGATTGTGCTGTATGGGGCATTCATTTTTATTCGCTCCTTTGTACAGATGGTGGTGTTGCCTAATTGCGAGGCTGCCTCGAAGTTGATTATCAACAAGTCCATTGATACGTACTTGTCCAAGCCGGTTGACCTTCAAACTATCCTGGCTTTTGGGCAGCTAAGCCTGTGGCATATCTTCGGCGTCCTGCTGGGGCTGGGATTGATGCTGGGCGGTAGTCATGCGCAAGGGCAATTGACGTTTCAGACGCTGGGCGCTTTCTTCATGTTTCTGATACTGGCATGTGCGCTGGTTTATTCGGTCTGGTTCAGTATCGCGAGCCTGGCGTTTTGGACCAAGAGGACCGGCAACATTTCCCACCTGCTATTCATGTTTTTGACTACCGGTCGGTTTCCGTCCGGCGCGTACCCGGAGTGGATCCAGGTCGTGATCATGACCGTAGTACCTGTCTTTTTCATCATGGAAGTGCCCGCACAATCAGCGATGGGGTTGACGACGGGGCGGTCATTGGCGGGCGCTGTTCTGGCCACCCTGGCCTTCTTGTTGTTGTCGAGATTGCTTTGGCATTGGGGGGGCAAGAAATACCTTCGAGAAGGTGCCTGA
- a CDS encoding ABC transporter permease produces MSRFAVKVAGVARTAIRRKIAHRAELFVLVLASLVPLFMMVIWMGIAKDAALEGFTPVRFAAYFALVFLVGEIVSSTAAEEVENDIHSGDIGSLLLRPFNIALYYFLSELASAMVRVIPVFFLVVGVFLFSEAGQYLHLSYLLPALLGVILGFAINYLLYFIGGLAAFWSDQASTFDLVLTYMLTLFGGVLAPLTLYPAWMQSILEWSPFPYIISFPIRIIMGELTVEQLINGLLFQIVLVVALSLLAHFVWGKGVKRYSVFG; encoded by the coding sequence ATGAGCCGGTTTGCAGTGAAAGTCGCAGGGGTGGCGCGCACGGCCATTCGTCGCAAAATTGCACATCGCGCAGAGTTATTCGTATTGGTGCTCGCGTCTTTGGTGCCGTTGTTCATGATGGTCATCTGGATGGGTATTGCAAAAGATGCGGCACTGGAAGGTTTTACGCCAGTAAGGTTTGCGGCTTATTTTGCGCTAGTATTTCTAGTTGGTGAAATAGTCTCTAGTACGGCTGCTGAGGAAGTGGAGAACGACATCCATTCGGGCGATATCGGCAGTCTCCTGTTAAGGCCATTCAACATTGCCCTGTATTATTTTTTGAGCGAGCTGGCTTCGGCAATGGTCAGAGTTATTCCAGTGTTTTTTCTGGTGGTCGGAGTATTCTTGTTTTCTGAAGCGGGTCAATATTTACATCTGAGCTATCTACTCCCCGCACTGCTCGGGGTAATACTTGGGTTTGCCATAAATTACTTGCTATATTTTATTGGCGGGCTTGCGGCGTTCTGGTCCGATCAGGCAAGTACCTTTGATTTGGTCTTGACTTACATGCTTACTCTATTTGGTGGTGTTCTCGCACCCTTGACCCTTTATCCCGCATGGATGCAGTCGATACTTGAATGGTCACCATTCCCTTATATCATTAGTTTTCCAATACGAATCATTATGGGGGAGCTGACCGTCGAGCAACTGATCAACGGATTGCTGTTTCAGATAGTGCTGGTCGTTGCGCTCTCGTTGTTGGCTCATTTTGTCTGGGGTAAAGGTGTTAAGCGTTATTCGGTGTTTGGGTAA